One genomic region from Paroceanicella profunda encodes:
- a CDS encoding aldehyde dehydrogenase family protein: MLSKTDFYIDGAWVAPAVPATLDVINPATEEPCAVISLGSAADADRAVAAAKRAFPAWAQTPPAARLALLRRLRDIYARRIDEVAAAISAEMGAPIRLATQAQAGAGLAHLDAFLRVLEGFTWEHPLREDATGEHILMEPIGVCGLITPWNWPMNQVMLKIAPALGAGCTVVLKPSEVAPLSSMLVAEMVHEAGFPAGVFNLVNGDGPGVGAVLSAHPDVDMMSLTGSTRAGIAVTKSAADTVKRVSLELGGKSPNLVFADTDVAAAVRRGVVQCFNNTGQSCNAPTRMLVERGIYEQAVEVAAATANETLVGDPSEDGKHIGPVVSAAQFAKIQGLIEAGIAEGARLVAGGPGRPEGFNRGYYVRPTVFADVTNEMTIAREEIFGPVLALIPFESEEEAVAIANDTVYGLSAYVQTGDAERARRVSRRLRAGMVHLNGAARASGAPFGGYKQSGNGREGGTWGLEDFLEVKSVAGWIAAE; this comes from the coding sequence ATGCTCAGCAAGACCGATTTCTACATCGACGGCGCCTGGGTGGCTCCGGCCGTCCCCGCCACGCTGGACGTGATCAACCCGGCCACCGAGGAGCCCTGCGCCGTGATCTCGCTCGGCTCCGCAGCGGACGCGGACCGCGCCGTGGCCGCGGCGAAGCGCGCCTTCCCGGCCTGGGCGCAGACTCCGCCCGCCGCGCGCCTCGCCCTGCTGCGCCGGCTGCGCGACATCTATGCCCGCCGCATCGACGAGGTGGCCGCGGCCATCAGCGCCGAGATGGGCGCGCCCATCCGCCTCGCCACCCAGGCGCAGGCCGGTGCCGGGCTGGCGCATCTCGACGCCTTCCTGCGCGTGCTGGAGGGCTTCACCTGGGAGCACCCGCTGCGCGAGGACGCCACGGGCGAGCATATCCTGATGGAGCCCATCGGCGTCTGCGGGCTGATCACGCCCTGGAACTGGCCGATGAACCAAGTGATGCTGAAGATCGCCCCCGCGCTCGGCGCCGGCTGCACCGTGGTGCTGAAACCCTCCGAGGTTGCCCCGCTCTCCTCCATGCTGGTGGCCGAGATGGTGCATGAGGCCGGCTTCCCGGCCGGGGTGTTCAACCTCGTGAACGGCGACGGGCCGGGCGTGGGCGCCGTGCTCTCCGCCCACCCGGACGTGGACATGATGTCGCTCACCGGCTCCACCCGCGCCGGCATCGCGGTGACGAAATCCGCCGCCGACACGGTGAAGCGCGTGTCGCTGGAGCTGGGCGGCAAGAGCCCGAACCTCGTCTTCGCCGATACGGACGTGGCCGCCGCCGTGCGCCGCGGCGTGGTGCAGTGCTTCAACAACACCGGCCAGTCCTGCAACGCGCCCACCCGCATGCTGGTGGAGCGCGGCATCTACGAGCAGGCGGTGGAGGTGGCCGCCGCCACCGCGAACGAGACCCTCGTGGGCGACCCCTCGGAGGACGGAAAGCACATCGGCCCGGTGGTGAGCGCGGCGCAGTTCGCGAAGATCCAGGGGCTGATCGAGGCCGGCATCGCCGAAGGCGCGCGGCTGGTTGCCGGCGGTCCGGGCCGGCCGGAGGGCTTCAACCGCGGCTATTACGTGCGGCCCACGGTCTTCGCCGACGTGACCAACGAGATGACCATCGCGCGGGAGGAGATCTTCGGCCCGGTGCTGGCGCTCATCCCGTTCGAGAGCGAGGAGGAGGCGGTGGCGATCGCGAACGACACGGTCTACGGCCTGTCCGCCTACGTGCAGACCGGCGACGCCGAGCGCGCGCGCCGCGTCTCGCGCCGGCTGCGCGCCGGCATGGTGCACCTGAACGGGGCGGCCCGCGCCTCCGGCGCGCCCTTCGGCGGCTACAAGCAGTCCGGCAACGGGCGCGAGGGCGGCACCTGGGGGCTGGAAGACTTCCTCGAGGTGAAGTCCGTCGCGGGCTGGATCGCCGCCGAGTAA
- a CDS encoding ABC transporter permease gives MLQIRRIGVRLAGLAATILVIATINFILVHAAPGDPASVMAGQSGATDEKFLAQVRADYGLDQPYIVQLGTYLGKVVQFDLGYSFRQRRDVADLILERLWPTLLLTLTAFTLALAGGIFLGALAGRRAGRWSDTLISMGALLLYATPVFWLGLMLVLVFSIQLGWLPAFGYVSIRSESFSTWRYITDVAAHLVLPAVSLAAIYMAVYTRLMRSSIIEVSHEDHVKTARAKGLTEGRILRRHMLRNASLPVITFAGLQAGAMIGGAVVVETVFAWPGLGRLTYDAVLQRDYPVLLGLFLVMSVLVILVNLLTDLIYRMIDPRLAAR, from the coding sequence GTGCTTCAGATACGACGCATCGGTGTGCGGCTGGCCGGGCTGGCCGCCACCATCCTCGTCATCGCGACGATCAACTTCATCCTGGTGCATGCCGCGCCGGGGGACCCGGCCTCGGTGATGGCCGGGCAGTCTGGCGCCACGGACGAGAAGTTCCTCGCGCAGGTGCGGGCCGATTACGGGCTGGACCAGCCCTACATCGTCCAGCTCGGCACCTACCTGGGCAAGGTGGTGCAGTTCGACCTGGGCTACTCCTTCCGCCAGCGGCGCGACGTGGCGGACCTGATCCTGGAGCGGCTCTGGCCCACGCTGCTGCTCACCCTCACCGCGTTCACCCTGGCGCTCGCCGGGGGGATCTTCCTCGGCGCGCTGGCCGGGCGGCGGGCCGGGCGCTGGTCGGACACGCTGATCTCGATGGGCGCGCTGCTGCTCTACGCCACGCCGGTGTTCTGGCTGGGGCTGATGCTGGTGCTGGTGTTCTCCATCCAGCTCGGCTGGCTGCCGGCCTTCGGCTATGTCTCCATCCGCTCCGAGAGCTTCTCCACCTGGCGGTACATCACCGATGTCGCCGCGCACCTGGTGCTGCCGGCGGTCTCGCTCGCGGCGATCTACATGGCGGTCTACACCCGGCTCATGCGCTCCTCCATCATCGAGGTGAGCCATGAGGACCACGTGAAGACCGCCCGCGCCAAGGGCCTCACCGAGGGGCGCATCCTGCGCCGGCACATGCTGCGCAACGCCTCGCTGCCGGTGATCACCTTCGCCGGCCTGCAGGCGGGCGCGATGATCGGCGGCGCCGTGGTGGTGGAGACGGTCTTCGCCTGGCCCGGCCTCGGCCGCCTCACCTACGACGCGGTGCTGCAGCGCGACTATCCGGTGCTGCTGGGCCTCTTCCTGGTGATGTCGGTGCTGGTGATCCTGGTGAACCTGCTCACCGACCTGATCTACCGGATGATCGACCCGCGGCTCGCGGCGCGCTGA
- a CDS encoding ABC transporter permease has translation MNDTLKTFLTRKSGVIGLVLLTLMVLLAVLAPLLYPASPWEITGVPFAAPGEYGMLLGSDTLGRDIASGIAHGARVSLLIGVASTLAALLIGVVLGCIAGYFGGWVDMLVMRFTEIFQTIPNFVLAILLVAILNPTLWTIIMAIGIVSWPPLARLTRAQVMTISTREFISAARCQGQSTASIVLRHVLPNAISPIIVTGSLTIATAILIEAALSFMGLGDPNNMSWGFMVGAGRTVIRQAWWMSVFPGLAILITVVAINLVGEALNDALNPRISRS, from the coding sequence ATGAACGACACGCTCAAGACCTTCCTCACCCGCAAGTCCGGCGTCATCGGGCTGGTGCTGCTCACGCTCATGGTGCTGCTGGCCGTGCTCGCGCCGCTGCTCTACCCGGCCTCCCCCTGGGAGATCACCGGCGTGCCCTTCGCAGCCCCCGGCGAATACGGCATGCTGCTGGGCTCGGACACGCTGGGCCGCGACATCGCCTCGGGCATCGCGCATGGCGCCCGCGTCTCGCTGCTGATCGGGGTGGCCTCCACCCTCGCGGCGCTGCTGATCGGCGTGGTGCTGGGCTGCATTGCCGGCTATTTCGGCGGCTGGGTGGACATGCTGGTGATGCGCTTCACCGAGATCTTCCAGACCATCCCGAACTTCGTGCTCGCCATCCTGCTGGTGGCGATCCTGAACCCCACGCTCTGGACCATCATCATGGCCATCGGCATCGTGAGCTGGCCGCCGCTGGCCCGCCTCACCCGCGCGCAGGTGATGACCATCTCCACGCGGGAGTTCATCTCCGCCGCGCGCTGCCAGGGCCAGTCCACCGCCTCCATCGTGCTGCGCCACGTGCTGCCGAACGCGATCTCGCCGATCATCGTCACCGGCTCGCTCACCATCGCCACCGCCATCCTCATCGAGGCGGCGCTGAGCTTCATGGGGTTGGGCGACCCGAACAACATGTCCTGGGGCTTCATGGTGGGCGCCGGGCGCACGGTCATCCGCCAGGCCTGGTGGATGAGCGTGTTCCCCGGCCTCGCCATCCTGATCACCGTGGTGGCGATCAACCTCGTCGGCGAGGCCCTGAACGATGCCCTCAACCCCCGGATCTCGCGCTCATGA
- a CDS encoding ABC transporter ATP-binding protein, whose translation MTLLSIRDLALDLPAGADRPRAVDGVSFDIAANEIVCLVGESGSGKSMTAHAILGLLPPKVRPGGGELVFEGRDLLTATEAEMRALRGAGISMIFQEPLTALNPLKRVGEQVAEAILTHDPKARDAKARTVALFADVGLPDPASAVRAFPFQLSGGQRQRVMIAMALANNPRLLIADEPTTALDVTTQRQILDLIKKLQAERGMGVLFITHDIGVVADIADRVVVLRYGRVVEQGPAAAVLNTPAEEYTRHLLAAVPGRGAPAHAESRGEVLLEVAGLMKTFVTKQGFFAPERRVIAAGGLDFRLRRGDTLAVVGESGSGKSTLARMVLRLIEADDGAIRYKGADVRLMRGEALRQFRRRAQIVFQDPYASLDPRLKVGESIVRGPMAFGTSRADATATAKRWLDRVGLGATAFGRYPHEFSGGQRQRVCIARALALEPELLIADEAVSALDVSVQAQVLDLLAELKSEFGLSMMFITHDLRVAREIADRIIVMKTGLIVEQSGAAELFDAPKAEYTAELLAAVPGRAFFASRATP comes from the coding sequence ATGACCCTGCTCTCCATCCGAGATCTCGCGCTCGACCTCCCCGCGGGCGCCGACCGGCCCCGGGCGGTGGACGGGGTGTCCTTCGACATCGCGGCGAACGAGATCGTCTGCCTCGTGGGGGAGAGCGGCTCCGGCAAGTCGATGACGGCGCATGCCATCCTCGGCCTGCTGCCGCCCAAGGTGCGCCCGGGCGGCGGCGAGCTGGTGTTCGAGGGCCGGGACCTGCTGACGGCCACGGAGGCGGAGATGCGCGCCCTGCGCGGCGCCGGCATCTCGATGATCTTCCAGGAGCCGCTGACCGCGCTCAACCCGCTCAAGCGCGTGGGCGAGCAGGTGGCCGAGGCCATCCTCACCCATGATCCGAAGGCGCGGGACGCGAAGGCCCGCACCGTGGCGCTCTTCGCCGACGTGGGCCTGCCGGACCCGGCATCGGCGGTGCGCGCCTTTCCCTTCCAGCTTTCCGGCGGCCAGCGCCAGCGGGTGATGATCGCCATGGCGCTGGCCAACAACCCGCGCCTGCTCATCGCCGACGAGCCCACCACCGCGCTCGACGTCACCACCCAGCGCCAGATCCTCGACCTGATCAAGAAGCTGCAGGCCGAGCGCGGCATGGGGGTGCTGTTCATCACCCATGACATCGGCGTGGTGGCCGATATCGCCGACCGCGTGGTGGTGCTGCGCTACGGCCGCGTGGTGGAGCAGGGGCCGGCGGCCGCCGTGCTCAACACGCCGGCGGAGGAGTACACCCGCCACCTGCTGGCCGCCGTGCCGGGCCGCGGCGCCCCCGCCCATGCCGAGAGCCGCGGCGAGGTGCTGCTCGAGGTGGCCGGGCTGATGAAGACCTTCGTCACGAAGCAGGGCTTCTTCGCCCCCGAGCGCCGGGTGATCGCGGCCGGCGGGCTCGACTTCCGCCTGCGCCGCGGCGACACGCTGGCCGTGGTGGGCGAGAGCGGCTCGGGCAAGTCCACCCTCGCGCGCATGGTGCTGCGGCTGATCGAGGCCGACGACGGTGCCATCCGCTACAAGGGCGCGGACGTGAGGCTGATGCGCGGCGAGGCGCTGCGCCAATTCCGCCGCCGCGCCCAGATCGTGTTCCAGGACCCCTACGCCTCGCTCGACCCCCGGCTGAAGGTGGGCGAGAGCATCGTGCGCGGCCCGATGGCCTTCGGCACCTCGCGCGCAGATGCCACGGCCACGGCGAAGCGCTGGCTGGACCGGGTGGGCCTGGGCGCCACCGCCTTCGGGCGCTACCCGCACGAATTCTCCGGCGGCCAGCGCCAGCGCGTGTGCATCGCCCGCGCCCTGGCGCTGGAGCCGGAGCTGCTGATCGCCGACGAGGCCGTCTCGGCCCTCGACGTCTCGGTTCAGGCGCAGGTGCTGGACCTGCTGGCGGAGCTGAAGTCGGAGTTCGGCCTGTCGATGATGTTCATCACCCATGACCTGCGGGTGGCGCGCGAGATCGCGGACCGTATCATCGTGATGAAGACCGGGCTGATCGTGGAGCAGAGCGGCGCGGCCGAGCTGTTCGACGCGCCGAAGGCCGAATACACCGCCGAGCTGCTGGCCGCCGTGCCGGGGCGCGCCTTCTTCGCCTCCCGCGCCACGCCCTGA
- a CDS encoding amidase has protein sequence MSDDLWSWTASDLATGIAAGAISSEEATLSALARMEAVNPALNAVVDPLPEAALEAARAADAARAAGAPLGPLHGVPVTVKVNVDYAGRATTNGVVALKDHIAPADGSVVRNLRAAGAVILGRTNTPAFSYRWFTENDLHGETRNPWNAGVTPGGSSGGASSATAAGVGAMGHGNDIGGSVRYPAYCCGLFGLRPTSGVIPAFNPSQTAERPIVSQMSSVQGPLARSVADIRLSMTAMAPRDPRDVWWTPSPAFDPVAVHRPCRVAVLAEAEAGPTDPVVSAAIRRAAGWLADAGYEVEEVAPPSLEEAAQLWVQILGNEILGGFYDTLVTHGDDRVRHSAGYLMRKVTELGRAEFLAAFGRRSTLLRQWLTFFEDWPLVLTASGWQRPYPLGHDQKPDADLPTLFSELSPMIAPPILGLPGLAVPTGEEGGLPTGVQLLAGRFQENLMLSAGAVIEARAPAVRPIDPR, from the coding sequence ATGAGCGACGATCTTTGGAGCTGGACCGCGAGCGACCTCGCCACGGGGATCGCCGCCGGCGCGATCTCCTCGGAGGAGGCGACGCTGAGCGCGCTGGCGCGCATGGAGGCGGTGAACCCCGCCCTGAACGCGGTGGTGGACCCGCTGCCCGAGGCCGCGCTGGAGGCGGCCCGCGCCGCCGATGCCGCCCGCGCCGCCGGCGCGCCGCTCGGGCCCCTGCACGGCGTGCCCGTCACCGTGAAGGTGAACGTGGACTATGCCGGGCGCGCCACGACCAACGGTGTCGTGGCGCTGAAGGACCACATCGCCCCGGCCGACGGCTCCGTGGTGCGCAACCTGCGTGCCGCGGGCGCGGTGATCCTCGGGCGCACCAACACCCCCGCCTTCTCCTACCGCTGGTTCACCGAGAACGACCTGCATGGCGAGACCCGCAACCCCTGGAACGCGGGCGTGACCCCCGGCGGCTCGTCCGGCGGCGCCTCCTCGGCCACCGCCGCGGGCGTGGGCGCGATGGGGCACGGCAACGACATCGGCGGCTCGGTGCGTTATCCCGCCTATTGCTGCGGCCTGTTCGGGCTGCGGCCCACCTCCGGGGTGATCCCGGCCTTCAACCCGAGCCAGACGGCGGAGCGGCCGATCGTGAGCCAGATGTCCTCTGTGCAGGGGCCGCTGGCCCGCTCGGTGGCCGACATCCGCCTGTCGATGACCGCGATGGCCCCGCGCGATCCGCGCGACGTGTGGTGGACGCCCTCTCCCGCCTTCGACCCCGTGGCGGTGCACCGCCCCTGCCGGGTGGCGGTGCTGGCGGAGGCCGAGGCGGGCCCGACGGACCCGGTGGTCTCCGCTGCCATCCGCCGCGCCGCGGGCTGGCTGGCCGATGCGGGCTACGAGGTGGAGGAGGTCGCCCCGCCTTCGCTGGAGGAGGCCGCGCAGCTCTGGGTGCAGATCCTCGGCAACGAGATCCTGGGCGGGTTCTACGACACGCTGGTCACCCACGGGGACGACCGGGTGCGCCACTCCGCGGGGTATCTGATGCGGAAGGTGACGGAGCTGGGGCGGGCGGAGTTCCTCGCCGCCTTCGGCCGGCGCAGCACGCTGTTGCGCCAGTGGCTCACCTTCTTCGAGGACTGGCCGCTGGTGCTCACCGCCTCGGGCTGGCAGCGCCCCTATCCGCTGGGCCATGACCAGAAGCCGGATGCGGACCTGCCGACGCTGTTCTCCGAACTGTCGCCGATGATCGCCCCGCCGATCCTCGGCCTGCCCGGGCTGGCGGTGCCGACCGGGGAGGAGGGCGGCTTGCCCACCGGGGTGCAGCTGCTCGCCGGGCGCTTCCAGGAGAACCTGATGCTCTCGGCAGGCGCGGTGATCGAGGCGCGCGCCCCCGCCGTCCGCCCCATCGACCCGCGCTGA
- a CDS encoding AraC family transcriptional regulator encodes MGIHETQLSTVPDAADRRAGPPAATAGRFRAGGAEEACALVRRIHALPEPFIGLETRYPGAAMSSRHMHARGQLSCALSGMLTVVTDRGSQVVPPRHALWIPAGTMHQIRVHGAVKLRSMYVGPDAEFDAARDCVVFKASDLLQVLMQEIVRLQETGAGPEHFAAIITLVKQEMRTANRLELSMPMPRDRRLYRICQAILAEPSIAVGKDDLARIGNVSRRTLTRLFRSELGMSCSQWRQQALLMEAMGRLAMGSSVTTVALDLGYESPSAFSAMFRRELGFCPRDFDQTER; translated from the coding sequence TTGGGAATTCACGAGACGCAACTCAGCACGGTTCCGGACGCAGCGGACCGCCGGGCGGGGCCACCCGCCGCCACGGCCGGGCGGTTCCGCGCCGGCGGCGCCGAGGAGGCCTGCGCCCTGGTGCGCCGGATCCACGCGCTGCCCGAGCCCTTCATCGGCCTGGAGACCCGCTATCCCGGCGCTGCGATGTCCTCGCGGCACATGCACGCCCGGGGGCAGCTCTCCTGCGCGCTGTCCGGCATGCTCACGGTGGTGACCGATCGCGGCAGCCAGGTGGTGCCGCCCCGGCACGCGCTGTGGATCCCGGCCGGCACCATGCATCAGATCCGGGTGCATGGCGCGGTGAAGTTGCGCAGCATGTACGTGGGGCCGGACGCGGAATTCGATGCGGCGCGGGACTGCGTGGTGTTCAAGGCCTCGGACCTGCTGCAGGTGCTGATGCAGGAGATCGTGCGCCTGCAGGAGACCGGCGCCGGGCCGGAGCATTTCGCCGCCATCATCACCCTCGTGAAGCAGGAGATGCGCACCGCGAACCGGCTCGAGCTGTCGATGCCGATGCCGCGGGACCGGCGGCTCTACCGGATCTGCCAGGCCATTCTGGCCGAGCCGAGCATCGCGGTGGGCAAGGACGACCTGGCGCGGATCGGCAACGTGAGCCGGCGCACCCTCACCCGGCTGTTCCGGAGCGAACTGGGCATGAGCTGCTCGCAATGGCGCCAGCAGGCGCTGCTGATGGAGGCGATGGGGCGGCTGGCGATGGGCTCTTCCGTCACCACCGTGGCGCTGGACCTCGGTTACGAGAGCCCCAGCGCCTTTTCGGCGATGTTCCGCCGCGAACTGGGCTTCTGCCCGCGGGATTTCGACCAGACCGAGCGCTGA
- a CDS encoding formimidoylglutamate deiminase — MTHSTTLITGTHALLPGGWARDVALDVNPDGTIAAVRTGVEGAPPRILLPAPSNLHSHTFQRAMAGMTEARAPGRDSFWTWRVLMYRFLDLLSPEQIGAIAAMAFVEMQEAGFAAVAEFHYLHHQPGGTPYDDIAETSRRIFAAARDTGIGLTHLPVLYSHGGAGAQPLEGGQKRFGNDMERFSRLMMALDLEGMPGDTRIGVAPHSLRAVTPDVFAHLSSPGPIHIHAAEQEREVEEIEAWLGARPVQWLLDNAGLSERWCLIHCTQMRPEETEALARSGAVAGLCPVTEANLGDGIFDGPRFLAAGGALGLGSDSNIRISLGQELRALEYSQRLRDRARNVMAPAGGGSVGETLFLRACAGSARALDREAGALAPGRLADVMALDAGALALAGLTPQQFLDGWIFAAPDTSVADLWSAGRHCVVAGRHVARTQVEHDYRAAITALTGAL; from the coding sequence ATGACCCATTCCACCACGCTCATCACCGGCACCCACGCGCTGCTGCCCGGGGGCTGGGCGCGCGACGTGGCGCTTGACGTCAACCCGGACGGCACCATCGCCGCGGTGCGCACCGGGGTGGAGGGGGCGCCGCCGCGCATCCTGCTGCCCGCGCCCTCGAACCTGCACAGCCATACCTTCCAGCGCGCCATGGCGGGGATGACCGAGGCCCGCGCCCCGGGGCGCGACAGTTTCTGGACCTGGCGGGTGCTGATGTACCGCTTCCTCGACCTGCTGAGCCCGGAGCAGATCGGCGCCATCGCCGCCATGGCCTTCGTGGAGATGCAGGAGGCGGGCTTCGCCGCGGTGGCGGAGTTCCACTACCTGCACCACCAGCCCGGCGGCACGCCCTATGACGACATTGCCGAGACCTCGCGGCGCATCTTCGCCGCGGCGCGCGACACCGGCATCGGCCTCACCCACCTGCCGGTGCTCTACAGCCACGGCGGGGCGGGGGCGCAGCCGCTGGAGGGCGGGCAGAAGCGCTTCGGCAACGACATGGAGCGCTTCTCCCGGCTGATGATGGCGCTGGACCTCGAGGGCATGCCGGGGGACACGCGCATCGGCGTGGCGCCGCATTCGCTGCGCGCGGTCACGCCGGATGTCTTCGCGCATCTCTCCTCGCCCGGGCCGATCCACATCCACGCCGCCGAGCAGGAGCGCGAGGTGGAGGAGATCGAGGCCTGGCTGGGCGCGCGCCCGGTGCAATGGCTGCTGGACAATGCCGGGCTCTCCGAGCGCTGGTGCCTCATCCACTGCACCCAGATGCGCCCCGAGGAGACCGAGGCGCTGGCCCGCTCCGGCGCCGTGGCCGGCCTCTGCCCGGTGACGGAGGCGAACCTGGGCGACGGCATCTTCGACGGTCCGCGCTTCCTCGCGGCCGGGGGCGCGCTGGGGCTGGGCAGCGATTCCAACATCCGCATCAGCCTCGGCCAGGAGCTGCGCGCGCTGGAATACAGCCAGCGCCTGCGCGACCGGGCGCGCAACGTGATGGCGCCCGCGGGCGGCGGCTCGGTGGGCGAGACCCTGTTCCTGCGCGCCTGCGCCGGCTCCGCCCGGGCGTTGGACCGGGAGGCCGGCGCGCTGGCTCCCGGCCGGCTGGCCGACGTGATGGCGCTGGATGCCGGCGCCCTCGCCCTGGCCGGGCTGACGCCGCAGCAATTCCTCGACGGCTGGATCTTCGCCGCGCCGGACACCTCGGTGGCCGATCTCTGGTCCGCCGGGCGGCACTGCGTGGTGGCCGGCCGCCACGTGGCGCGCACCCAGGTGGAGCATGACTACCGCGCGGCGATAACGGCGCTCACCGGCGCGCTGTGA
- a CDS encoding ABC transporter substrate-binding protein, which translates to MNRREFNHLLFMSGAVAVSGAGLGRPAFAQAAEGGLTAIIQPEPPILQLALNQQTPTGVVGGKIYESLLSYDLKLTPGPQLAESWEMSEDGLTYTFHLVRNAKWHDGAPFTAADVVFTCDDFLKEVHPRARATFERCESITAPDDYTVVFKLKEPFAPFLLAFETSSAPMVPRHLYEGEDYRNSEHNQTPIGTGPFKFNEWVRGSHIHLQAFDEYYREGEPHLTEIYYRVIPDAASRSVALETGEAQLAQWGDVETFDVERLSALPHLTMTTQGYEFFSPVSWLEFNCRNKPMDDKRFRQAVMHLIDREFIRDRILFGLAKVATGPIASTTRFYDGDVKQYELSIEKATALLDEMGLTPGSDGNRVTIDYPVPPYGETWVRTAEFIRQALAQGGINVNLISTDVAGWASSVSNWEFDITTNMLYQFGDPALGVARTYVSSNIRKGVMFTNTAGYSNPEVDRLFAEAAVATSDDTRQALYSEVQKLLVEEVPVAWLTENQFPTIYDNRLEDLIVSATGVNANFASARYAG; encoded by the coding sequence ATGAATCGCCGCGAATTCAATCACCTGCTGTTCATGTCCGGCGCGGTTGCCGTCAGCGGGGCCGGTCTTGGCCGCCCCGCCTTCGCCCAGGCCGCCGAGGGCGGGCTCACCGCCATCATCCAGCCGGAGCCGCCGATCCTGCAGCTTGCCCTCAACCAGCAGACCCCCACCGGCGTGGTGGGCGGCAAGATCTACGAGAGCCTGCTGAGCTACGACCTGAAGCTGACCCCCGGCCCGCAGCTGGCCGAGAGCTGGGAGATGTCCGAGGACGGGCTCACCTACACCTTCCACCTGGTGCGGAACGCCAAGTGGCATGACGGCGCGCCCTTCACCGCCGCCGATGTGGTGTTCACCTGCGACGATTTCCTGAAGGAAGTGCACCCGCGCGCCCGTGCCACCTTCGAGCGCTGCGAGAGCATCACCGCGCCGGACGACTACACCGTGGTGTTCAAGCTGAAGGAGCCGTTCGCGCCCTTCCTGCTGGCCTTCGAGACCTCCTCCGCCCCGATGGTGCCCAGGCACCTCTACGAGGGCGAGGACTACCGCAACTCCGAGCACAACCAGACGCCCATCGGCACCGGCCCGTTCAAGTTCAACGAATGGGTGCGCGGCAGCCACATCCACCTGCAGGCCTTCGACGAGTATTACCGCGAGGGCGAGCCGCATCTCACCGAGATCTACTACCGGGTGATCCCGGACGCCGCCTCCCGCTCCGTGGCGCTGGAGACCGGCGAGGCCCAGCTCGCCCAGTGGGGCGACGTGGAGACCTTCGACGTGGAGCGCCTCTCCGCCCTGCCGCACCTGACGATGACCACCCAGGGCTACGAGTTCTTCTCCCCCGTCTCCTGGCTGGAATTCAACTGCCGCAACAAGCCGATGGACGACAAGCGCTTCCGCCAGGCGGTGATGCACCTGATCGACCGCGAGTTCATCCGCGACCGCATCCTCTTCGGCCTCGCCAAGGTGGCGACCGGGCCCATCGCCTCCACCACCCGTTTCTACGACGGCGACGTGAAGCAGTATGAACTCTCCATCGAGAAGGCCACGGCCCTGCTCGACGAGATGGGCCTCACCCCCGGTTCCGACGGCAACCGCGTGACCATTGACTACCCCGTCCCGCCCTATGGCGAGACCTGGGTGCGCACGGCGGAGTTCATCCGCCAGGCGTTGGCGCAGGGCGGCATCAACGTGAACCTGATCTCCACGGACGTGGCCGGCTGGGCCTCCTCCGTGTCGAACTGGGAGTTCGACATCACCACCAACATGCTCTACCAGTTCGGTGACCCGGCGCTGGGCGTTGCCCGCACCTATGTCTCGTCCAACATCCGCAAGGGCGTCATGTTCACCAACACCGCCGGCTACTCCAACCCCGAGGTCGACCGGCTGTTCGCCGAGGCCGCGGTGGCGACCTCCGACGACACGCGCCAGGCTCTCTACTCCGAGGTGCAGAAGCTGCTCGTGGAGGAAGTGCCGGTGGCCTGGCTGACCGAGAACCAGTTCCCGACGATCTACGACAACCGGCTGGAAGACCTGATCGTCTCGGCCACCGGGGTGAATGCCAACTTCGCCTCTGCCAGATACGCGGGATAA
- a CDS encoding UTRA domain-containing protein, protein MASFRDIKEDILARISAREWAPGDLIPNEVDLATRYGSARSTVNRALRELAEAGLLERRRRAGTRVARRNWRGAFFEIPLVRAEVERAGGRYGYHLLERRAEGAGPEAAARLELPAGAPVLFLRCLHFADGLPHQLETRWINLSEVPAAGAMPFEREGPNEWLVREVPWSSSEHVFLAAMPDAGERGLLGMEAGEPLFVLERRTWSAQATITWARLAHPGARFRMVSRTDPTG, encoded by the coding sequence ATGGCGAGCTTCCGCGACATCAAGGAGGATATCCTGGCGCGGATCTCGGCGCGCGAATGGGCCCCGGGAGACCTGATCCCGAACGAGGTCGACCTTGCCACCCGCTACGGCTCGGCCCGCTCCACGGTGAACCGCGCGCTGCGCGAGCTGGCGGAGGCCGGGCTGCTGGAGCGGCGCCGCCGCGCCGGCACCCGGGTGGCCCGGCGCAACTGGCGCGGCGCCTTCTTCGAGATCCCGCTGGTGCGCGCGGAGGTGGAGCGGGCGGGCGGCCGCTACGGCTACCACCTGCTGGAGCGGCGCGCGGAGGGGGCGGGCCCGGAGGCCGCGGCGCGGCTGGAGCTTCCCGCCGGCGCACCGGTGCTGTTCCTGCGCTGCCTGCATTTCGCCGACGGGCTGCCGCACCAGCTCGAGACCCGCTGGATCAACCTTTCCGAGGTGCCCGCCGCCGGGGCCATGCCCTTCGAGCGCGAGGGGCCGAACGAATGGCTGGTGCGCGAGGTGCCCTGGTCCAGTTCCGAGCACGTGTTCCTGGCCGCGATGCCGGACGCGGGAGAACGCGGCCTGCTGGGCATGGAGGCCGGCGAGCCGCTCTTCGTGCTGGAGCGGCGCACCTGGTCGGCGCAGGCCACCATCACCTGGGCGCGGCTGGCGCATCCGGGGGCGCGCTTCCGCATGGTCTCGCGCACGGACCCCACCGGCTGA